One region of Camelus bactrianus isolate YW-2024 breed Bactrian camel chromosome 22, ASM4877302v1, whole genome shotgun sequence genomic DNA includes:
- the PIAS4 gene encoding E3 SUMO-protein ligase PIAS4 isoform X1: protein MAAELVEAKNMVMSFRVSDLQMLLGFVGRSKSGLKHELVTRALQLVQFDCSPELFKKIKELYETRYAKKSSEPVPQPHRPLDPLTMHSTYDRASSVPRTPLTGPNIDYPVLYGKYLNGLGRLPAKTLKPEVRLVKLPFFNMLDELLKPTELVPQNNEKLQESPCIFALTPRQVELIRNSRELQPGIKAVQVVLRICYSDTSSPQEDQYPPNIAVKVNHSYCSVPGYYPSNKPGVEPKRPCRPINLTHLMYLSSATNRITVTWGNYGKSYSVALYLVRQLTSSELLQRLKTIGVKHPELCKALVKEKLRLDPDSEIATTGVRVSLICPLVKMRLSVPCRAETCAHLQCFDAVFYLQMNEKKPTWMCPVCDKPAPYDQLIIDGLLSKILSECEDADEIEYLVDGSWCPIRAEKERSCSPQCPILVLGTSDASGLLPTPSVNSGGGGALGGTGGGGGGGGAAGGLENGKPGADVVDLTLDSSSSSEEEEEEEEDEEDEDEEGPRPKRRCPFQKGLVPAC, encoded by the exons AACATGGTGATGAGTTTCCGAGTCTCCGATCTTCAGATGCTCCTGGGTTTTGTTGGTCGGAGTAAGAGCGGACTTAAACACGAACTTGTCACCCGGGCCCTCCAGCTGGTCCAGTTTGACTGTAGCCCCGAGCTGTTCAAGAAGATCAAGGAGCTCTACGAGACACGCTACGCCAAGAAGAGCTCGGAGCCCGTGCCCCAGCCCCACCGGCCCCTGGACCCCCTGACCATGCACTCGACCTACGACCGGGCCAGCTCAGTGCCCAGGACTCCCCTCACAGGCCCCAACATTGACTACCCTGTGCTCTACGGGAAGTACTTAAATGGACTTGGACGGTTGCCTGCCAAGACCCTCAAACCGGAAGTGCGCCTGGTGAAGCTGCCCTTCTTTAACATGTTGGATGAGTTGCTGAAGCCCACCGAGCTGG TTCCACAGAATAATGAGAAGCTTCAGGAGAGCCCATGCATCTTCGCCTTGACGCCCAGACAGGTGGAGCTGATCCGGAACTCCAG AGAACTGCAGCCCGGGATTAAGGCCGTGCAGGTCGTCCTGAG AATCTGCTATTCAGACACCAGCAGCCCCCAGGAAGACCAGTACCCACCCAACATTGCAGTGAAGGTCAACCACAGCTACTGCTCTGTCCCG GGCTACTACCCCTCAAATAAACCTGGCGTGGAGCCCAAGAGGCCGTGCCGCCCCATCAACCTCACGCACCTCATGTACCTGTCCTCGGCCACCAACCGCATCACCGTCACCTGGGGCAACTATGGCAAG AGTTACTCCGTGGCCTTGTACTTGGTGCGGCAACTGACCTCCTCGGAGCTGCTGCAGAGGTTGAAGACCATCGGGGTTAAGCACCCGGAGCTGTGCAAGGCACTGG TCAAAGAGAAGCTGCGCCTAGACCCTGACAGCGAGATCGCCACCACGGGCGTGCGGGTCTCCCTCATCTGCCCG CTGGTGAAGATGCGGCTGTCGGTGCCCTGCCGCGCGGAGACTTGCGCCCACCTGCAGTGCTTCGACGCCGTCTTCTACCTCCAGATGAATGAGAAGAAGCCCACCTGGATGTGCCCGGTGTGCGACAAGCCGGCCCCCTACGACCAGCTCATCATCGATGG GCTCCTCTCTAAGATCCTGAGTGAGTGTGAGGACGCCGACGAAATCGAGTACCTGGTGGACGGCTCGTGGTGCCCGATCCGCGCCGAGAAGGAGCGCAGCTGCAGCCCCCAGTGCCCCATCCTCGTGCTCG GCACCTCGGACGCCAGTGGGCTCCTACCCACCCCCAGCGTCAACAGCGGGGGCGGCGGTGCTCTTGGGGGCaccggaggcggcggcggcgggggtggggcggCGGGCGGCCTAGAGAACGGGAAGCCGGGAGCTGACGTGGTGGACCTCACGCTGGACAGCTCGTCGTcctcagaggaagaggaggaggaagaggaagatgaagaAGACGAGGACGAGGAAGGCCCCCGGCCCAAGCGCCGCTGCCCCTTCCAGAAGGGCCTGGTGCCGGCCTGCTGA
- the PIAS4 gene encoding E3 SUMO-protein ligase PIAS4 isoform X2, which produces MAAELVEAKNMVMSFRVSDLQMLLGFVGRSKSGLKHELVTRALQLVQFDCSPELFKKIKELYETRYAKKSSEPVPQPHRPLDPLTMHSTYDRASSVPRTPLTGPNIDYPVLYGKYLNGLGRLPAKTLKPEVRLVKLPFFNMLDELLKPTELVPQNNEKLQESPCIFALTPRQVELIRNSRELQPGIKAVQVVLRICYSDTSSPQEDQYPPNIAVKVNHSYCSVPGYYPSNKPGVEPKRPCRPINLTHLMYLSSATNRITVTWGNYGKSYSVALYLVRQLTSSELLQRLKTIGVKHPELCKALVKEKLRLDPDSEIATTGVRVSLICPLVKMRLSVPCRAETCAHLQCFDAVFYLQMNEKKPTWMCPVCDKPAPYDQLIIDGLLSKILSECEDADEIEYLVDGSWCPIRAEKERSCSPQCPILVLG; this is translated from the exons AACATGGTGATGAGTTTCCGAGTCTCCGATCTTCAGATGCTCCTGGGTTTTGTTGGTCGGAGTAAGAGCGGACTTAAACACGAACTTGTCACCCGGGCCCTCCAGCTGGTCCAGTTTGACTGTAGCCCCGAGCTGTTCAAGAAGATCAAGGAGCTCTACGAGACACGCTACGCCAAGAAGAGCTCGGAGCCCGTGCCCCAGCCCCACCGGCCCCTGGACCCCCTGACCATGCACTCGACCTACGACCGGGCCAGCTCAGTGCCCAGGACTCCCCTCACAGGCCCCAACATTGACTACCCTGTGCTCTACGGGAAGTACTTAAATGGACTTGGACGGTTGCCTGCCAAGACCCTCAAACCGGAAGTGCGCCTGGTGAAGCTGCCCTTCTTTAACATGTTGGATGAGTTGCTGAAGCCCACCGAGCTGG TTCCACAGAATAATGAGAAGCTTCAGGAGAGCCCATGCATCTTCGCCTTGACGCCCAGACAGGTGGAGCTGATCCGGAACTCCAG AGAACTGCAGCCCGGGATTAAGGCCGTGCAGGTCGTCCTGAG AATCTGCTATTCAGACACCAGCAGCCCCCAGGAAGACCAGTACCCACCCAACATTGCAGTGAAGGTCAACCACAGCTACTGCTCTGTCCCG GGCTACTACCCCTCAAATAAACCTGGCGTGGAGCCCAAGAGGCCGTGCCGCCCCATCAACCTCACGCACCTCATGTACCTGTCCTCGGCCACCAACCGCATCACCGTCACCTGGGGCAACTATGGCAAG AGTTACTCCGTGGCCTTGTACTTGGTGCGGCAACTGACCTCCTCGGAGCTGCTGCAGAGGTTGAAGACCATCGGGGTTAAGCACCCGGAGCTGTGCAAGGCACTGG TCAAAGAGAAGCTGCGCCTAGACCCTGACAGCGAGATCGCCACCACGGGCGTGCGGGTCTCCCTCATCTGCCCG CTGGTGAAGATGCGGCTGTCGGTGCCCTGCCGCGCGGAGACTTGCGCCCACCTGCAGTGCTTCGACGCCGTCTTCTACCTCCAGATGAATGAGAAGAAGCCCACCTGGATGTGCCCGGTGTGCGACAAGCCGGCCCCCTACGACCAGCTCATCATCGATGG GCTCCTCTCTAAGATCCTGAGTGAGTGTGAGGACGCCGACGAAATCGAGTACCTGGTGGACGGCTCGTGGTGCCCGATCCGCGCCGAGAAGGAGCGCAGCTGCAGCCCCCAGTGCCCCATCCTCGTGCTCG